From a region of the Dickeya poaceiphila genome:
- the cspE gene encoding transcription antiterminator/RNA stability regulator CspE yields MAKIKGQVKWFNESKGFGFITPADGSKDVFVHFSAIQGNGFKTLAEGQNVEFEIQDGQKGPSAVNVVAL; encoded by the coding sequence ATGGCAAAGATTAAAGGTCAGGTTAAGTGGTTCAACGAGTCTAAAGGCTTCGGTTTCATTACTCCTGCTGATGGCAGCAAAGACGTGTTCGTACACTTCTCTGCAATTCAGGGCAACGGCTTTAAAACATTAGCTGAAGGCCAGAATGTTGAGTTTGAAATTCAGGATGGCCAGAAAGGTCCTTCTGCAGTGAATGTTGTTGCACTGTAA
- a CDS encoding DUF2627 domain-containing protein — MNGIFSKEVLSTNVSVEYHFSADPYFSASSSNDFGFSV, encoded by the coding sequence ATGAATGGCATTTTCAGTAAAGAAGTCTTGAGTACAAACGTTAGCGTTGAATACCACTTCTCTGCCGATCCTTATTTTAGTGCCTCAAGCAGTAACGACTTTGGTTTTTCTGTATAA
- a CDS encoding CoA pyrophosphatase codes for MTDTTLLPLLTPINPSPPYDLDAFITRFQLQTAPTLPATHHHRRAAVLVPIIRRPDPCLLLTRRSLRLRKHAGQVAFPGGAADPEDQSLIATALREAQEEVAIPPASVQILGTLPAFDSTSGYQVTPVVGLLPENTPFHPNADEVAELFEMPLRDAFALQRYHSLDIERRRQRHRVYLSWYQQQFVWGLTAAIIRQLALHVAIP; via the coding sequence ATGACTGACACTACGCTGTTGCCTCTCCTGACTCCCATTAACCCATCACCCCCTTATGATCTGGATGCGTTTATTACCCGCTTTCAGTTGCAGACCGCACCCACCCTGCCCGCCACGCACCACCATCGGCGGGCCGCGGTACTGGTGCCGATTATTCGCCGCCCCGACCCTTGCCTGCTGTTGACTCGTCGTTCATTGCGTTTGCGTAAACATGCCGGCCAGGTGGCCTTCCCCGGCGGTGCGGCTGACCCTGAGGATCAGTCGCTTATCGCCACCGCATTACGCGAGGCACAAGAAGAAGTGGCGATCCCTCCGGCATCGGTCCAGATCCTGGGAACGTTACCGGCTTTCGACAGCACCAGCGGTTATCAGGTCACCCCGGTGGTCGGCCTGCTGCCGGAGAACACACCTTTTCACCCCAACGCCGACGAAGTCGCGGAACTGTTTGAAATGCCGCTGCGGGACGCCTTCGCCCTACAGCGCTACCATTCGCTGGATATTGAGCGTCGCCGCCAGCGTCATCGCGTCTATCTTTCCTGGTATCAGCAGCAATTTGTCTGGGGGCTGACCGCTGCCATCATTCGTCAGTTGGCATTGCACGTAGCAATACCGTAA
- a CDS encoding TerC family protein — protein sequence MEFLLDPSIWAGLLTLVVLEIVLGIDNLVFIAILADKLPARQRDKARIIGLSLALLMRLGLLSLISWMVTLTQPLFHIGQFSFSGRDLILLAGGVFLLFKATMELHERLENRPHDANANRTQASFWAVVVQIVILDAVFSLDAVITAVGMVNHLGVMMTAVVIAMGMMLLASKPLTRFVNAHQTVVVLCLSFLLMIGLSLVAEGFGFHIPKGYLYAAIGFSIVIELFNQIARHNFVKHQSHLPMRERTAEAILRLMGSRKTTHDDHEEQPQQQPEETFAEEERYMISGVLTLASRSLRSVMTPRTDISWVDSERSVDDIRLQLLDTPHSLFPVCRGSLDELVGVVRAKDLLVALDEHTDVEQFAAANPPIVVPETLDVINLLPVLRRAKGSLVMVTNEFGVVQGLVTPLDVLEAIAGEFPDEDETLDIIEDGDGWLVRGGTDLHSLQQVLNVQDLVDPKEDYTSLAGLLLAHSDEFPKVGDSLELHRLRFLIVEVTDYRIELVRVVRIPPATTEHNL from the coding sequence ATGGAATTTCTGCTGGATCCCTCAATCTGGGCAGGCTTACTGACGTTGGTAGTGCTTGAGATTGTTTTGGGTATCGACAACCTGGTGTTCATTGCGATTCTGGCGGACAAACTACCGGCCAGGCAGCGTGACAAAGCGCGCATCATCGGCCTGTCGCTGGCCTTGCTGATGCGGCTTGGCCTGTTATCGCTGATTTCCTGGATGGTGACGTTAACGCAACCGCTGTTTCATATCGGGCAGTTCAGCTTTTCCGGTCGAGATTTGATCTTGCTGGCTGGAGGGGTGTTCTTGCTGTTCAAAGCCACGATGGAACTGCATGAGCGGTTGGAAAACCGGCCACATGACGCTAATGCCAACCGCACACAGGCCAGCTTCTGGGCCGTGGTGGTACAGATTGTTATTCTGGATGCGGTATTCTCACTCGATGCCGTGATTACTGCCGTGGGCATGGTAAACCACCTGGGCGTGATGATGACCGCCGTGGTGATCGCCATGGGTATGATGTTACTGGCATCTAAGCCATTAACCCGCTTTGTCAACGCTCATCAGACGGTAGTCGTGCTGTGTCTTAGCTTCCTGCTGATGATCGGGTTGAGTCTGGTGGCGGAAGGATTTGGCTTCCATATCCCGAAAGGTTACCTGTATGCGGCAATTGGCTTCTCGATTGTGATCGAGCTGTTCAATCAAATTGCCCGGCATAACTTCGTTAAACATCAGTCGCACTTGCCGATGCGTGAGCGCACCGCCGAAGCGATCCTGCGCCTGATGGGGTCACGAAAAACCACACATGACGACCATGAGGAGCAACCGCAACAGCAACCGGAAGAAACGTTTGCTGAAGAGGAACGCTATATGATAAGCGGCGTGCTGACGTTGGCTTCCCGCTCCCTGCGTAGTGTTATGACGCCGCGTACCGATATTTCTTGGGTAGATAGTGAACGCTCGGTGGACGATATCCGTCTGCAACTGCTGGATACCCCGCACAGCCTGTTCCCGGTATGCCGCGGCTCGCTGGATGAACTGGTCGGCGTGGTGCGTGCTAAAGACCTGCTGGTGGCGTTGGATGAACACACCGATGTGGAGCAGTTTGCTGCCGCTAACCCGCCGATTGTGGTGCCGGAAACGCTGGATGTCATCAACCTGTTGCCGGTGTTGCGTCGTGCGAAAGGCAGTCTGGTGATGGTAACCAACGAGTTTGGTGTAGTGCAGGGGCTGGTAACACCGTTGGATGTTCTGGAAGCGATTGCTGGTGAGTTTCCAGATGAAGATGAAACGCTGGATATTATCGAAGATGGTGATGGTTGGCTGGTGCGAGGCGGCACCGATCTGCATTCGTTGCAGCAGGTGCTCAATGTGCAGGATCTGGTCGATCCCAAAGAGGATTATACTTCGCTGGCGGGCCTGCTGCTGGCACACAGCGATGAATTCCCCAAAGTAGGGGACTCGCTGGAGTTGCACCGGTTACGTTTCCTGATTGTGGAAGTGACGGACTATCGTATTGAGCTGGTTCGCGTGGTCCGTATTCCGCCAGCGACCACAGAACACAACCTGTAA
- a CDS encoding L-serine ammonia-lyase: MISVFDMFKIGIGPSSSHTVGPMKAGKQFVDELQQRDLLSRTDRVSVEVYGSLALTGKGHHTDIAIILGLAGNQPDTVDIDAIPTFIRDVEQTERLSLAGSHDVTFPREGGMIFRGENLPLHENGMTLTAFTGDLALFRQTYYSIGGGFIVDEAHFGQSQESSFTVPHPYRSAREILEHCKQSGLSISGMMMRNELALHSRQEIEDYFAAVWQTMRTCMDRGMNTEGVLPGPLRVPRRAAALRRMLVSSDKLSNDPMNVVDWVNMFALAVNEENAAGGRVVTAPTNGACGIVPAVLAYYDHFIEPVGPGIYLRYFMAAGAIGSLYKMNASISGAEVGCQGEVGVACSMAAAGLAELLGASPEQVCVAAEIGMEHNLGLTCDPVAGQVQVPCIERNAIAAVKAINATRMAVRRTTEARVSLDKVIETMYETGKDMNAKYRETSRGGLAIKVQCD, translated from the coding sequence GTGATAAGCGTATTCGACATGTTCAAAATCGGCATTGGTCCCTCCAGCTCTCATACGGTCGGACCGATGAAAGCCGGTAAGCAATTTGTCGATGAACTACAGCAGCGTGATCTGTTATCCCGCACGGATCGGGTGAGCGTGGAGGTCTACGGCTCTTTGGCGCTGACCGGCAAAGGCCACCATACCGATATCGCAATTATCCTTGGGCTGGCGGGCAACCAGCCCGATACGGTAGATATCGATGCCATCCCAACGTTTATCCGCGACGTGGAACAAACCGAACGCTTATCGCTGGCAGGCTCACATGACGTTACTTTTCCCCGCGAAGGTGGCATGATTTTCCGCGGCGAGAACCTACCGCTGCACGAAAATGGCATGACGCTGACCGCTTTTACCGGTGATCTTGCGTTATTTCGCCAAACCTATTACTCCATCGGCGGCGGGTTTATCGTTGATGAAGCACATTTTGGTCAGTCTCAGGAATCCAGTTTCACCGTACCGCATCCTTACCGTTCCGCGCGGGAAATTCTGGAACACTGTAAACAAAGCGGCCTGTCGATCTCCGGTATGATGATGCGCAACGAACTGGCGCTGCATAGCCGCCAGGAGATCGAAGACTATTTCGCCGCCGTCTGGCAGACCATGCGCACCTGTATGGATCGCGGTATGAATACCGAGGGCGTGCTGCCCGGTCCGCTGCGTGTGCCGCGCCGCGCCGCCGCCCTGCGCCGTATGCTGGTATCTTCGGACAAACTGTCCAACGACCCGATGAACGTCGTAGACTGGGTCAATATGTTCGCGCTGGCGGTTAATGAAGAAAACGCTGCCGGTGGCCGGGTTGTGACCGCGCCGACTAACGGCGCGTGCGGCATCGTGCCAGCAGTGCTGGCCTATTACGATCATTTCATCGAACCGGTTGGCCCTGGCATCTACCTGCGTTATTTCATGGCGGCAGGGGCGATTGGGTCGCTATATAAGATGAACGCCTCCATTTCCGGGGCGGAAGTCGGTTGTCAGGGCGAAGTGGGCGTAGCCTGTTCAATGGCAGCGGCTGGTCTGGCCGAATTGCTGGGTGCCAGCCCGGAGCAAGTGTGCGTGGCCGCCGAGATCGGCATGGAGCATAATCTGGGCCTGACCTGTGACCCGGTAGCCGGTCAGGTGCAGGTGCCTTGTATCGAGCGTAACGCCATCGCGGCGGTTAAAGCCATCAACGCCACCCGCATGGCGGTGCGCCGTACCACCGAAGCCCGCGTATCGCTCGACAAGGTGATTGAAACCATGTACGAAACCGGGAAAGACATGAACGCCAAATACCGCGAAACGTCCCGCGGCGGTTTGGCCATCAAAGTGCAGTGCGACTAA
- the manX gene encoding PTS mannose transporter subunit IIAB: MSIAIMLCTHGATAGPLLNTAEMILGEQSNVGWIDFVPGENTEILMEKYQAKLAELDTSQGVLFLVDTWGGSPFNAASRLVNDKKNHEVVAGVNIPMLAETFMARDDNPGFDELVAIAVEAGRAGVKALKAPDPEKAPHPSPVSAKPTARQGAGEHMKIGLARIDDRLIHGQVATRWTKETNVSRIIVVSDEVAADNVRKTLLTQVAPPGVSAHVVDVAKAVRVYDNPKYASDRVMLLFTNPTDVLRLVENGVRITSVNIGGMAYHQGKTQVNNAVSIDDKDIEAFNKLHERGIELEVRKVSTDTKLNMMDLITKVAR; the protein is encoded by the coding sequence GTGAGTATTGCCATCATGCTATGCACTCACGGCGCCACTGCCGGTCCGCTGTTAAATACAGCTGAAATGATTCTTGGTGAACAGAGTAACGTTGGCTGGATTGATTTTGTTCCCGGTGAAAACACCGAGATCCTGATGGAAAAATATCAGGCGAAACTGGCCGAGCTGGACACCTCGCAAGGTGTGCTTTTTCTGGTGGACACCTGGGGAGGCAGCCCGTTTAACGCCGCCAGCCGTCTGGTGAATGACAAGAAAAATCACGAAGTGGTTGCCGGGGTCAATATTCCGATGCTGGCTGAAACCTTTATGGCACGCGATGACAACCCTGGATTCGACGAGTTGGTTGCGATTGCCGTCGAAGCCGGTCGCGCTGGCGTCAAAGCGTTGAAAGCACCCGACCCGGAAAAAGCGCCTCATCCCTCCCCTGTCAGCGCCAAACCGACTGCGCGGCAAGGCGCTGGCGAGCACATGAAAATCGGACTGGCGCGCATCGATGATCGGCTGATTCATGGGCAGGTCGCCACCCGCTGGACCAAGGAAACCAACGTCAGCCGCATCATTGTGGTCAGTGACGAGGTGGCGGCGGACAACGTGCGAAAAACCCTGCTGACGCAGGTCGCCCCGCCCGGCGTCTCGGCACATGTGGTCGATGTTGCTAAAGCCGTCAGGGTTTACGATAACCCCAAATACGCCTCTGACCGCGTCATGCTGCTGTTTACCAACCCAACCGATGTGCTGCGACTGGTAGAAAACGGCGTCAGGATCACGTCGGTCAACATCGGCGGCATGGCTTACCATCAGGGCAAAACCCAGGTCAATAACGCCGTCTCGATTGACGACAAGGATATTGAGGCGTTCAACAAGCTCCACGAGCGCGGTATTGAGCTGGAAGTCCGCAAAGTATCGACCGATACCAAGCTCAATATGATGGATTTGATCACCAAGGTAGCGCGTTAG
- a CDS encoding PTS mannose transporter subunit IID — MVDTTKKLTPSDIRAVFLRSNLFQGSWNFERMQALGFCFSMVPVIRRLYPENSEQRKQAIKRHLEFFNTQPFVAAPVLGVTMAMEEQRANGAPIDDGAINGLKVGLMGPLAGVGDPIFWGTARPVFAALGAGIAMSGSLLGPILFFVLFNLVRLLVRYYGVAYGYRKGADIVSDMGGGLLQKMTEGASILGLFVMGALVNKWTHVNIPLVVSRVTGQDGHTTVTTVQSILDQLMPGLVPLLLTFGCMWLLRRKVNALWLIVGFFVIGIIGYWVGLLGL; from the coding sequence ATGGTGGATACCACAAAGAAACTCACTCCCAGCGATATTCGCGCGGTGTTCCTGCGCTCAAACCTGTTCCAGGGATCGTGGAATTTCGAACGAATGCAGGCTCTGGGATTCTGTTTTTCCATGGTGCCGGTGATCCGTCGCCTTTACCCGGAAAATTCGGAACAGCGCAAGCAGGCGATTAAACGCCATCTGGAGTTTTTTAATACACAGCCGTTTGTCGCCGCCCCCGTTCTGGGCGTAACCATGGCGATGGAAGAACAGCGCGCCAACGGCGCACCGATAGATGACGGGGCGATCAACGGCCTGAAAGTCGGGCTGATGGGACCGCTGGCAGGCGTTGGCGACCCGATATTCTGGGGCACCGCGCGCCCGGTCTTCGCCGCGCTCGGCGCTGGCATCGCCATGAGTGGCAGCCTGCTTGGGCCAATTTTGTTTTTCGTCCTGTTTAATCTGGTGCGCTTGCTGGTGCGTTATTACGGTGTTGCCTATGGCTACCGCAAAGGCGCGGATATCGTAAGCGACATGGGCGGCGGCCTGCTGCAAAAAATGACAGAAGGAGCCTCAATTCTGGGGTTATTCGTGATGGGTGCGCTGGTCAACAAATGGACTCACGTTAACATCCCATTGGTGGTATCACGCGTAACCGGACAGGACGGACATACCACCGTCACCACCGTGCAGTCTATCCTTGACCAGTTAATGCCTGGCCTGGTGCCGCTGTTGTTGACGTTTGGCTGTATGTGGCTGTTGCGACGCAAAGTTAATGCGCTGTGGCTTATCGTCGGCTTTTTCGTTATTGGCATCATCGGCTACTGGGTTGGGCTGCTGGGGCTATAA
- a CDS encoding PTS mannose/fructose/sorbose transporter subunit IIC — MEITTFQIVLIFIVACISGMGSILDEFQFHRPLVACTLIGLVLGDLKTGIIIGGTLEMIALGWMNIGAAVAPDAALASIISTILVIAGGQSVGAGIALAIPLAAAGQVLTIIVRTITVAFQHAADSAADRGSLSAISWIHVSALLLQAMRIAIPAVIVAISVGTEAVHGLLASIPEVVTTGLNIAGGMIVVVGYAMVINMMRAGYLMPFFYLGFVTAAFTNFNLVALGVIGVVMAVLYIQLNPKYNKAQGMAAASSHNDLDNELD; from the coding sequence ATGGAGATCACCACGTTTCAAATCGTGCTGATATTTATCGTGGCCTGTATTTCAGGTATGGGCTCCATTCTTGACGAATTCCAGTTTCACCGGCCCCTGGTGGCCTGTACCCTCATCGGACTGGTGCTGGGCGACCTTAAAACCGGGATCATTATCGGCGGTACGCTGGAAATGATCGCACTAGGCTGGATGAATATCGGGGCGGCGGTTGCGCCCGATGCAGCGCTGGCTTCCATTATCTCCACCATTCTGGTTATCGCCGGTGGGCAAAGCGTCGGAGCCGGGATCGCGCTGGCTATCCCGCTGGCCGCCGCAGGTCAGGTATTGACCATTATTGTGCGCACCATCACCGTCGCTTTCCAACATGCCGCCGACAGTGCAGCTGACCGCGGCAGCCTGTCCGCCATCAGTTGGATTCACGTTTCCGCGCTGTTGTTGCAAGCCATGCGCATCGCCATTCCGGCAGTGATTGTTGCCATTTCAGTCGGAACTGAAGCGGTACACGGCCTGCTCGCTTCCATCCCCGAAGTGGTCACCACTGGGCTGAATATCGCCGGCGGCATGATTGTGGTCGTCGGTTACGCGATGGTCATCAACATGATGCGTGCCGGTTACCTGATGCCATTCTTCTATTTGGGCTTTGTCACCGCCGCCTTCACGAATTTCAATCTGGTGGCGCTGGGCGTCATTGGTGTTGTAATGGCGGTGCTGTATATCCAGCTCAACCCCAAATACAACAAGGCCCAAGGCATGGCTGCCGCATCGTCGCACAACGATCTTGATAACGAACTGGATTAA
- the mntP gene encoding manganese efflux pump MntP, with translation MNLSATLILAFGMSMDAFAASIGKGAALHNPRFREAIRTGLIFGVIEALTPLIGWALGFYASRFILAWDHWVAFSLLLILGGRMIIQGIKGEDSCNCEKISKHSLFILVCTAVATSLDAMAIGVGLAFLQVNIFHTAMAIGCATMIMVTLGMMIGRYVGPILGKRAEILGGVVLIGIGCNILYDHLLGLA, from the coding sequence ATGAATTTATCCGCTACTCTCATCCTTGCTTTTGGCATGTCTATGGACGCGTTTGCTGCGTCTATCGGTAAAGGTGCCGCCCTGCATAATCCTCGCTTTCGTGAAGCGATTCGAACCGGTTTGATCTTCGGTGTAATTGAAGCATTAACGCCATTAATCGGCTGGGCGCTGGGGTTTTATGCCAGCCGTTTTATTCTTGCCTGGGACCACTGGGTCGCCTTCAGTCTACTGTTGATTTTAGGCGGCCGCATGATTATCCAAGGGATAAAAGGCGAAGACAGCTGTAACTGTGAAAAAATATCCAAACACAGCTTGTTTATTCTGGTCTGCACGGCGGTTGCCACCAGTCTTGATGCCATGGCTATTGGTGTCGGTTTAGCGTTCCTACAGGTAAATATCTTTCACACTGCCATGGCCATCGGCTGCGCCACCATGATTATGGTAACGCTTGGCATGATGATTGGCCGTTATGTTGGCCCCATCCTCGGCAAACGAGCCGAAATTTTGGGTGGTGTGGTGCTAATAGGCATCGGTTGCAACATTCTTTACGACCACTTGCTCGGCCTGGCCTGA
- a CDS encoding DUF986 family protein, translating to MTFTDVVLMVSIALTLLYAIYDEFIMEHQHGQTRLKVPLRRKHRLDALIFIVLVIILVYKNVITHGSSFTTLLLFSLILMAIYLTMIRYPKLLFKDQGFFYANTYIPYHRIKSMNLSEDAILVIELEKRQLFIAVNELDDLERIYNFMIENQ from the coding sequence ATGACTTTCACCGATGTCGTTCTGATGGTATCCATTGCATTGACCCTGTTGTACGCCATTTACGATGAATTCATCATGGAGCATCAGCACGGACAAACCCGACTTAAGGTGCCATTACGGCGCAAACACCGTCTGGATGCACTGATCTTCATCGTACTGGTAATCATACTCGTCTACAAAAACGTCATTACTCATGGCTCATCTTTCACCACACTGCTGCTTTTTTCACTAATACTGATGGCGATATATCTGACCATGATTCGCTATCCCAAATTACTCTTCAAAGATCAGGGATTCTTTTATGCCAACACCTATATTCCTTATCACCGTATTAAAAGCATGAATTTGTCGGAAGACGCTATTTTGGTGATAGAACTTGAAAAAAGACAGCTATTTATTGCCGTCAATGAATTGGATGATTTGGAGAGAATATATAATTTCATGATTGAAAATCAGTAA
- a CDS encoding fructosamine kinase family protein yields the protein MWQTIGQLLEEHLGPGDILERKELPGGEVHSAWHLRYGQHDVFVKCDARELLTKFRAEAEQLELLARSNTVQVPAVYGVGSNRDYSFLLLEYLRAKPASAHDAWCLGQQLALLHQWSDQPQFGLDFDNDLSTTPQPNAWQRRWSSFFAEQRIGWQLQLAAEKGLHFGDIDTLIAQVEKRLSGHQPQPSLLHGDLWSNNCLNTDHGYYLFDPACYWGDRECDLAMLPLHAELPPQIYDGYQSVWPLEKDFIERQPIYQIYSLLNRANLFGGKHVVTAQQAIENQLL from the coding sequence ATGTGGCAGACGATTGGGCAACTGCTGGAAGAACATCTCGGCCCCGGCGATATTCTGGAGAGGAAGGAATTACCCGGTGGTGAAGTGCATTCCGCCTGGCATCTGCGTTACGGTCAGCATGATGTTTTCGTTAAGTGTGATGCCCGTGAGCTACTGACCAAATTTCGAGCAGAAGCTGAACAACTGGAACTGTTGGCGCGCAGTAACACGGTGCAGGTACCGGCAGTCTACGGTGTCGGCAGCAATCGTGACTACAGTTTCCTGCTGCTGGAATACCTCCGTGCCAAACCCGCCTCTGCGCACGATGCCTGGTGCCTGGGGCAACAACTGGCACTGCTGCATCAATGGAGCGATCAACCTCAATTTGGCCTCGATTTCGACAATGATCTCTCTACCACACCACAACCCAATGCCTGGCAGCGTCGCTGGTCCAGCTTTTTTGCAGAACAGCGTATTGGCTGGCAGTTGCAACTGGCTGCAGAAAAAGGGCTGCATTTTGGTGATATCGATACACTGATTGCTCAGGTGGAAAAACGACTCTCCGGCCACCAGCCCCAGCCGTCATTACTGCACGGCGATCTGTGGTCCAACAATTGTCTTAATACCGATCACGGCTATTATCTGTTCGACCCGGCCTGCTACTGGGGCGACCGGGAATGCGATTTGGCTATGCTACCGCTACACGCCGAATTGCCACCGCAAATTTATGACGGTTACCAGAGTGTCTGGCCGCTGGAAAAGGATTTTATTGAACGCCAGCCTATTTACCAAATTTACTCTCTGCTTAACAGAGCTAATCTGTTTGGCGGCAAGCACGTAGTTACTGCCCAGCAGGCGATAGAAAATCAATTGCTGTAA
- the rlmA gene encoding 23S rRNA (guanine(745)-N(1))-methyltransferase produces MQKSSVPYQCPLCHQPLNAESGRWSCGRHHFDCAREGYVNLLPVQFKRSRQPGDSAEMMQARRAFLDNGHYQPLRDRVAEQLAASLSGQPGALLDIGCGEGYYTAALADKLAPQGMPVYGLDVSRAAIQRAAKRYAQVMFCVASSQRLPFQNCSLAAVLKIYAPCNGDELARVIQPGGGLMTVSPGPNHLLSLKARVYQEVRPHPDVDEVFPGFVLETVERLQYQMSMSGSDAASLLQMTPFAWRATPEVRDGLMAESQFDCETDFLIRFHRREG; encoded by the coding sequence ATGCAAAAATCTTCGGTACCGTATCAATGCCCCTTATGTCATCAGCCCTTGAATGCCGAATCTGGTCGTTGGTCCTGTGGACGACACCACTTTGATTGCGCGCGGGAAGGGTACGTCAATTTGTTGCCGGTGCAGTTCAAGCGCTCCAGACAACCGGGGGACAGCGCTGAAATGATGCAGGCTCGCAGGGCGTTTCTTGATAATGGACACTATCAGCCGTTGCGGGATAGGGTTGCGGAGCAACTGGCGGCCAGCTTGAGCGGACAACCGGGGGCGCTACTGGATATCGGATGTGGTGAAGGGTATTACACGGCTGCGCTGGCGGACAAACTAGCCCCACAGGGAATGCCGGTTTATGGGTTGGATGTATCCAGAGCGGCGATACAGCGAGCGGCGAAACGTTATGCTCAGGTGATGTTTTGTGTGGCGTCCAGTCAACGGTTGCCTTTTCAGAACTGTTCTCTGGCTGCGGTATTGAAAATCTATGCGCCCTGTAATGGTGACGAGCTTGCGCGGGTTATTCAGCCAGGGGGAGGGCTGATGACAGTGTCTCCAGGGCCGAATCATTTACTGTCGCTCAAGGCGCGGGTGTATCAGGAAGTCAGGCCACACCCTGACGTAGACGAGGTGTTTCCGGGGTTTGTATTAGAAACGGTGGAGCGGTTGCAGTATCAGATGTCGATGTCGGGAAGCGATGCCGCCAGTCTGCTACAGATGACGCCGTTTGCATGGCGTGCGACGCCGGAAGTGCGTGACGGGTTGATGGCAGAATCGCAGTTTGATTGTGAAACCGATTTTCTGATTCGTTTTCATCGGCGCGAAGGCTGA
- the pabB gene encoding aminodeoxychorismate synthase component 1, whose amino-acid sequence MPTPIVYHALPYQPDALLRLFSALSHQPWAMLLHSGFADHPHNRFDILVAEPRLTLQTIGELTTIQQGDTQQTSTEDPFLLLQQQIDALALDVPPHPDYPFQGGALGLFGYDLGRRVEQLPSTADRDIDQPDMAVGIYDWALIADHQQQRLTLIAHRDIDARLSWLDGLSPADPGVFCLTSDWQANMSRAQYGEKFRRIREYLHAGDCYQVNLAQRFQAGYQGDEWQAFLTLSAGNRAPFSAFLRLPSSAVLSISPERFLWLHDDHIQTRPIKGTLPRLPDADADAHQAQQLANSEKDRAENLMIVDLLRNDIGRVAVPGSVCVPELFVVEPFPAVHHLVSTIEAQLPAQQHATDLLRACFPGGSITGAPKVRAMEIIEELEPHRRNAYCGSIGYLSVCGTMDTNITIRTLIAANGTLSCWAGGGIVADSEEQAEYQETFDKLGRILPLLTLSTTD is encoded by the coding sequence ATGCCGACACCAATAGTCTATCACGCACTACCGTATCAACCGGATGCGCTGTTACGCCTTTTTAGCGCCCTGTCGCACCAGCCCTGGGCGATGTTGCTCCATTCCGGGTTTGCCGATCATCCTCATAACCGGTTTGACATTCTGGTGGCGGAACCACGTCTGACCTTGCAAACCATTGGCGAGCTGACCACTATCCAACAAGGCGATACCCAACAGACATCCACAGAAGATCCGTTCCTGTTGCTGCAGCAGCAGATCGATGCGCTGGCACTGGATGTGCCGCCACACCCGGATTACCCGTTTCAGGGAGGCGCGCTGGGGCTGTTCGGTTACGATCTGGGGCGGCGGGTGGAACAACTGCCTTCTACCGCAGACCGCGATATCGACCAGCCCGACATGGCGGTGGGTATTTACGACTGGGCGTTGATTGCCGACCATCAGCAACAGCGCCTGACCCTGATTGCCCACAGAGACATCGATGCCAGGCTGTCATGGCTGGACGGCTTGTCCCCCGCCGATCCGGGCGTATTTTGCCTGACCAGCGACTGGCAGGCCAACATGAGCCGTGCGCAATACGGCGAAAAATTCCGCCGTATTCGGGAATATCTCCACGCCGGCGACTGCTATCAGGTCAATCTGGCCCAACGCTTTCAGGCTGGTTATCAGGGCGATGAATGGCAAGCGTTCCTGACGCTTTCCGCCGGCAACCGGGCGCCGTTTTCCGCGTTTCTGCGCTTGCCGAGCAGCGCGGTGCTCAGTATTTCGCCGGAACGTTTCCTGTGGCTGCACGATGACCACATTCAGACAAGGCCGATCAAAGGCACGCTACCACGACTGCCGGATGCTGACGCGGATGCGCATCAGGCACAGCAGTTGGCTAATTCCGAAAAAGATCGCGCCGAAAACCTGATGATTGTTGACCTGCTGCGTAACGATATAGGTCGAGTCGCGGTGCCGGGCAGCGTGTGTGTTCCTGAACTGTTTGTGGTGGAGCCATTCCCGGCGGTGCACCATCTGGTCAGCACTATTGAAGCGCAATTACCCGCGCAGCAACACGCTACAGACCTGCTGCGCGCCTGCTTCCCTGGCGGCTCTATCACCGGTGCGCCCAAAGTGCGGGCGATGGAGATCATCGAAGAACTGGAACCGCATCGCCGCAACGCGTATTGCGGCAGCATCGGCTATCTCAGCGTCTGCGGCACCATGGACACCAATATCACCATTCGTACGCTGATTGCCGCCAATGGCACGCTTTCCTGCTGGGCTGGCGGCGGAATTGTGGCCGATAGCGAAGAACAGGCGGAATATCAGGAAACGTTCGACAAGTTGGGCCGTATTTTGCCGTTATTAACCTTATCGACCACGGATTAA